A stretch of Miscanthus floridulus cultivar M001 chromosome 13, ASM1932011v1, whole genome shotgun sequence DNA encodes these proteins:
- the LOC136502199 gene encoding BTB/POZ and MATH domain-containing protein 1-like, with translation MQPKPTSPPPPGRAPLVTTTSSTSAIETVEGTHVFHVCGYSLPRGVGPGSYVRSGTFAVGGYHWSLRFFPDGDARGGGPAGGGKSKSSGDDECCFHADLMTQGADAKACFTIGFVNQADGSTRWEPTTPQISLSTAGAGTGNGSPPPPSWARLVVPRTKVEDFAVLRGDRVSVMCRVAVTQNQRVFAAPEPAVSRVEVPPPDLPECLGRLLEEGVGTDVTIHVGEETFAAHRIVLAMRSPVFRAQLYGPMRDKGEQQHLAIEDVQPSLFRALLGFIYTDALPAIDDDGLDEHDRKERICHLLVVADRFAMERLKMICQGILSKNLAVHTVVAMLALADQHHCDMLKESCFEFILSPNRLQDVVASQRYAELKTTCPSVLVEILEKSSKFCQI, from the coding sequence ATGCAGCCGAAGCCCACCTCGCCGCCGCCACCCGGGCGCGCGCCGCTGGTGACCACGACGTCGTCGACGAGCGCGATCGAGACCGTGGAGGGTACGCACGTCTTCCACGTCTGCGGCTACAGCCTGCCGAGGGGCGTCGGCCCCGGCAGCTACGTGCGGTCGGGCACCTTCGCCGTCGGTGGCTACCACTGGTCCCTCCGGTTCTTCCCCGACGGCGACGCCCGTGGCGGCGGGCCTGCAGGCGGCGGCAAGAGCAAGAGCAGCGGCGACGACGAGTGCTGTTTCCACGCGGATCTCATGACCCAGGGAGCCGACGCGAAGGCGTGCTTCACCATCGGGTTCGTGAACCAGGCCGACGGATCCACGCGCTGGGAGCCGACCACGCCGCAGATCTCCCTCAGCACCGCCGGCGCCGGCACCGGCAAcggatcgccgccgccgccgtcgtgggCCAGATTAGTCGTCCCGAGGACCAAGGTGGAGGACTTCGCTGTTCTCCGCGGCGACCGCGTCTCGGTCATGTGCCGCGTCGCCGTTACGCAAAACCAGCGGGTCTTCGCGGCCCCCGAGCCGGCCGTGTCGAGGGTCGAGGTGCCGCCACCAGACCTGCCGGAGTGTCTCGGGAGGTTGCTGGAGGAAGGAGTGGGGACGGACGTCACGATTCATGTGGGAGAGGAGACGTTCGCCGCGCACAGGATCGTGCTGGCCATGCGGTCGCCGGTGTTCAGGGCGCAGCTCTATGGGCCGATGAGGGACAAGGGGGAGCAGCAGCACCTGGCCATCGAGGACGTGCAGCCGTCTTTGTTCAGGGCACTGCTGGGATTCATCTACACGGACGCGTTGCCCGCCATTGACGATGACGGCCTAGATGAGCATGACCGAAAAGAGAGGATTTGTCATTTGCTTGTGGTGGCAGATCGGTTCGCCATGGAGAGGCTGAAGATGATATGCCAAGGCATCCTCTCCAAGAACCTTGCAGTGCACACCGTGGTGGCTATGCTGGCACTTGCTGATCAGCACCATTGTGATATGCTTAAGGAGAGTTGCTTTGAGTTTATCTTGTCTCCTAATAGGCTACAAGATGTTGTGGCAAGTCAACGGTATGCAGAGCTCAAAACAACTTGCCCGTCAGTCTTAGTGGAgattttggagaagtcaagtaaGTTCTGCCAAATCTAG
- the LOC136501437 gene encoding protein NRT1/ PTR FAMILY 4.3-like, which translates to MDDAERSLQAPESSVDWRGRPCRQRHGGMRAAVFILVFQASQTMALAAVGSNLITFVFGELHFPLSQAANVVTNFVGTVFILSPLGGFLSDSYAGCFRTLLPFAAVELAGLVLLAVQAHLPQLKSPPCNMLTMAGSCERASGFKAAIFFVALYLVALGTGCVMPNMTTYGGDQFAGAVEKDASKRLSTYFNLSYFGYCVAEVVALTAVVWAQTRFGMAIGFGLAAAALGAGLVTLVSGAVLYRNKPPRGSVIFTPIARVFVAAFSKRKQICPSGSSNPAHTAAGDPAVVDGGDFRHANKFRFLDKACIRDAADTVPESEWRLCTAAEVQQTKTLLAVLPIVACTVVTNTVLAQLQTFSVQQGSVMDTRLAPGSSSSFRIPPASLQAIPYAMLLALVPAYELLLVPLTRRLTGTRSGITPLQRIGVGLCLVALSMASAAAVEHRRRDAAVSSGGGHQLSVLWLVPQFFVFGVSELFTNVGLMEFFYKQAAAAGAMQMQAFFMAFFYCSFSFGFFLSSVLVSLVNRVTARGGRRGWLGDNDLNKDRLDLFYWVLAALSVLNFFCYLLCARWYNSGAGGSESDEAAPGEVASEEEDDGKGLI; encoded by the exons ATGGACGACGCAGAGAGATCCCTGCAGGCGCCCGAGAGCTCCGTCGACTGGCGCGGCCGCCCGTGCCGGCAGCGCCACGGCGGCATGCGCGCCGCCGTCTTCATCCTAG TGTTCCAGGCGTCGCAGACGATGGCGCTGGCGGCGGTGGGGAGCAACCTGATCACCTTCGTCTTCGGGGAGCTGCACTTCCCGCTGTCGCAGGCCGCCAACGTGGTGACCAACTTCGTCGGCACCGTCTTCATCCTCTCCCCGCTCGGCGGCTTCCTCTCCGACTCCTACGCCGGCTGCTTCCGGACGCTGCTACCGttcgccgccgtcgagctcgcg GGCCTGGTATTACTGGCGGTACAAGCACATCTGCCACAGCTCAAGTCGCCGCCGTGCAACATGCTGACCATGGCCGGCAGCTGCGAGCGGGCCAGCGGGTTCAAGGCCGCCATCTTCTTCGTGGCGCTGTACCTGGTGGCGCTCGGCACCGGCTGCGTGATGCCCAACATGACGACGTACGGCGGCGACCAGTTCGCCGGCGCGGTGGAGAAGGACGCCAGCAAGAGGCTCTCCACCTACTTCAACCTCTCCTACTTCGGCTACTGCGTCGCCGAGGTCGTCGCGCTCACGGCCGTGGTCTGGGCGCAGACGCGCTTCGGGATGGCCATCGGCTTCGGCCTCGCCGCTGCCGCCTTGGGCGCCGGGCTCGTCACCCTCGTCTCCGGCGCGGTGTTGTACCGGAACAAGCCTCCCCGGGGCAGCGTCATCTTTACACCCATTGCAAGG GTTTTCGTCGCTGCGTTCAGCAAGAGGAAGCAAATCTGCCCTTCCGGCTCCTCCAATCCTGCCCACACTGCAGCCGGAGATCCGGCGGTCGTCGACGGCGGCGACTTCCGCCACGCCAACAAGTTCAG GTTCTTGGACAAGGCGTGCATCAGGGACGCGGCGGACACGGTGCCGGAGAGCGAGTGGCGGCTCTGCACGGCGGCCGAGGTGCAGCAGACCAAGACACTCCTGGCCGTTCTGCCCATCGTGGCGTGCACCGTCGTCACCAACACCGTGCTCGCGCAGCTGCAGACGTTCTCGGTGCAGCAGGGCAGCGTCATGGACACCAGGCTGGcgccgggctcctcctcctccttccgcaTCCCGCCGGCGTCGCTGCAGGCCATCCCCTACGCCATGCTGCTGGCGCTCGTCCCGGCCTACGAGCTCCTCCTCGTGCCGCTCACGCGGAGGCTCACGGGCACGCGGTCCGGGATCACCCCGCTCCAGCGCATCGGCGTCGGCCTCTGCCTCGTCGCGCTGTCCATGGCCTCCGCCGCGGCCGTCGAGCACAGGCGCCGGGACGCCGCCGTGTCGTCCGGAGGAGGACACCAGCTGTCCGTGCTCTGGCTCGTGCCGCAGTTCTTCGTATTCGGCGTGTCGGAGCTGTTCACCAACGTGGGGCTCATGGAGTTCTTCTACAAGCAGGCGGCGGCCGCCGGGGCGATGCAGATGCAGGCCTTCTTCATGGCCTTCTTTTACTGCTCCTTCTCGTTCGGGTTCTTCCTCAGCTCCGTGCTCGTCTCGCTGGTGAACAGGGTCACGGCGAGGGGCGGCCGCCGTGGCTGGCTCGGCGACAATGACCTTAACAAGGACAGGCTCGACCTGTTCTACTGGGTGCTCGCCGCGCTCAGCGTGCTCAACTTCTTTTGCTACCTATTGTGTGCGAGGTGGTACAATTCTGGTGCCGGCGGCTCTGAGTCTGATGAAGCTGCCCCCGGCGAGGTCGCCtctgaggaggaagacgacggcaagGGGCTCATCTGA